In Colletotrichum lupini chromosome 6, complete sequence, a single window of DNA contains:
- a CDS encoding methyltransferase domain-containing protein, whose product MTTTESKTASLAELNRVFWDANADTFLEQDWIKVFSEQLTRFLRAQAPNLGLRPRDTNPSSNPVRLLDYACTSGGASWALSPFVDSILGIDIAPAIVQRYNDCAVRLGYSPEQVHAIAGDLASDGELAAEGEFDVVIISMALHHLDDPRGMLDLLAKRVRPGGILIAVEGVDYKAARSESEMLEKGDEKGGKGSGRHGGKAHEHEIHQHDVLKTTNRHLVFSEELFRGWFRDAGCDEGKFAYVENEEVSHIPEEASGKVGGLDRKMVIASSVRKE is encoded by the exons ATGACCACGACCGAGTCCAAGACAGCCTCTCTAGCCGAACTCAACCGCGTCTTCTGGGA TGCAAACGCAGACACCTTCCTAGAACAGGACTGGATCAAGGTCTTCTCCGAACAGCTCACCCGCTTCCTCCGCGCCCAGGCCCCGAACCTAGGTCTCCGGCCCCGCGATACAAATCCGTCGTCGAACCCCGTCCGACTTTTAGACTACGCTTGCACCTCTGGCGGTGCTTCATGG GCCCTCAGCCCCTTCGTCGACTCGATCCTCGGCATCGACATCGCACCCGCCATTGTACAGCGCTACAACGACTGCGCGGTGCGACTGGGATACTCTCCAGAGCAGGTTCACGCTATCGCGGGAGACTTGGCTTCGGATGGAGAGCTGGCTGCGGAGGGAGAGTTTGATGTGGTTATCATATCCATGGCGCTTCATCACCTTGACGATCCGCGGGGGATGTTGGATCTGCTTGCGAAGAGGGTGAGGCCTGGTGGGATTTTGATTGCTGTTGAGGGGGTTGATTATAAAGCTGCGAGGTCGGAGAGTGAGATGCTCGAGAAGGGAGATGAGAAGGGAGGGAAAGGATCTGGACGGCATGGAGGTAAAGCTCATGAGCATGAGATCCACCAACACGATGTTCTCAAGACTACGAATCGGCATCTGGTCTTCAGCGAGGAGCTTTTCAGGGGATGGTTCCGAGACGCTGGGTGTGACGAGGGGAAGTTTGCGTATGTTGAGAATGAAGAGGTCAGTCATATTCCGGAGGAGGCTTCTGGGAAGGTTGGGGGATTGGATAGGAAGATGGTCATCGCTTCCTCAGTGAGGAAAGAGTAA
- a CDS encoding SNF2 family domain-containing protein — MLGVEEEEEAEYGPWCLVHVKACLSGDAGRVALCPKSTPGPPTRNIALILFPPSSSATSLLLSAKPYPRDCAYTAPAALLHYEPRFTMTVDVTATPIANKENVPSKRWPTPQSVDKLSRPFKCPGSATRTVATDRPARKKRRVDYKGADGETDADKPYTNADRLALANRDANRFPVFQAKDKSTVFRKAFSVPLINKNTSAYNPNRPPPTLGLRTGAQFIAKPLHDPSGEFAIVLYDPTIDDKPKEPEKKEDKKEAEAETKIDAPLVHKSLAEILGIKKKVEGEHPRVPVVIDPRLAKVLRPHQVEGVKFMYRCVTGMIEEKANGCIMADEMGLGKTLQCITLLWTLLKQSPDAGKSTIQKAIVACPSSLVRNWANELVKWLGADAVTPFAIDGKASKEELTRQLRQWAIASGRSVTRPVIIVSYETLRLNVEELKHTKIGLMLCDEGHRLKNGDSQTFSALNNLNVTRRVILSGTPIQNDLSEYFSLISFANPDLLGTRLEFRKRFELPILRGRDADALESERKKGDECLSELLGIVNKFIIRRTNDILSKYLPVKYEHVVFCNLAPFQLDLYNYFITSPDIQALLRGKGSQPLKAINILKKLCNHPDLLNISDDLPGSENCFPDDYVPKEARGRDRDIKPWYSGKMQVLDRMLARIRQDTNDKIVLISNYTQTLDLFEKLCRNRAYGCLRLDGTMNVNKRQKLVDKFNNPDGDEFVFLLSSKAGGCGLNLIGANRLVLFDPDWNPAADQQALARVWRDGQKKDCFVYRFIATGTIEEKIFQRQSHKQSLSSCVVDSAEDVERHFSLDSLRELFQYRPGTKSDTHDTFKCKRCKPDGRQYMKSPAMLYGDTSTWNHFVNEGLKPIQDLLLRQECGEPEVSAVFQYISH, encoded by the exons ATGTTGggggtggaggaggaggaggaagctgAGT ATGGGCCCTGGTGCCTGGTGCACGTGAAAGCGTGTTTGAGTGGCGACGCGGGTCGAGTCGCGCTTTGCCCCAAATCAACACCGGGCCCTCCGACCAGGAACATTGCTCTTATTCTCTTCCCTCCATCTTCGTCCGCCACTTCTCTGCTGCTCTCTGCGAAGCCTTACCCCCGGGATTGCGCATACACTGCACCTGCAGCATTGCTACACTACGAACCGCGGTTCACAAT GACTGTCGACGTCACCGCCACCCCGATCGCGAACAAGGAGAACGTGCCGTCTAAGCGATGGCCAACTCCCCAGTCGGTCGATAAGTTGTCAAGACCGTTCAAATGCCCTGGTTCAGCAACGAGAACAGTCGCAACCGACAGACCGGCGCGCAAGAAGAGAAGGGTCGATTACAAGGGCGCTGATGGCGAGACTGACGCCGACAAGCCCTACACAAATGCCGATCGCCTGGCTTTAGCGAACCGAGATGCAAACAGATTCCCCGTTTTCCAGGCCAAGGACAAGTCAACAGTATTTCGCAAGGCATTCTCGGTGCCTCTGATCAACAAGAATACCAGTGCCTATAACCCGAATCGACCTCCGCCAACCCTTGGTCTGCGCACGGGAGCACAATTCATTGCCAAGCCGTTGCACGACCCCAGTGGCGAGTTTGCCATTGTGCTATACGATCCGACTATCGATGATAAGCCCAAAGAGCCCGAGAAGAAGGAAGACAAGAAGGAAGCCGAGGCCGAGACTAAGATTGACGCGCCTCTCGTCCACAAGAGTCTGGCGGAGATTCTCGGAATCAAGAAGAAGGTCGAAGGGGAGCACCCCCGAGTTCCTGTTGTAATCGACCCACGGTTGGCCAAGGTTCTCAGACCACATCAGGTCGAGGGTGTCAAGTTCATGTACAGATGCGTCACTGGCATGATTGAGGAGAAGGCCAATGGCTGCATCATGGCCGACGAGATGGGTCTCGGAAAGACCTTGCAATGCATCACTTTACTTTGGACCCTTCTGAAGCAATCCCCGGATGCTGGAAAGAGCACAATCCAGAAAGCAATTGTTGCGTGCCCTTCCAGTTTGGTGCGCAACTGGGCCAACGAATTGGTCAAGTGGCTCGGTGCCGATGCCGTCACACCTTTTGCAATTGACGGAAAGGCGTCCAAGGAAGAGCTCACGCGACAGCTGCGACAGTGGGCTATTGCGAGCGGCAGATCAGTCACAAGACCAGTCATCATCGTATCTTACGAGACTCTTCGGCTGAACGTTGAGGAGCTGAAGCACACCAAGATCGGCCTTATGCTTTGCGATGAAGGCCATCGTCTCAAGAACGGAGACAGTCAGACTTTCAGCGCACTCAACAATTTGAATGTCACAAGACGAGTCATTCTGTCCGGAACGCCCATTCAGAACGACTTGTCCGAGTACTTCTCCTTGATCAGCTTCGCTAACCCGGATCTCCTGGGTACTCGGCTCGAGTTCCGCAAGAGATTCGAGCTTCCGATTCTTCGCGGGCGTGACGCCGACGCCCTCGAGTCTGAAAGGAAGAAGGGCGACGAGTGTCTGTCCGAGCTCTTGGGCATTGTCAATAAGTTCATCATTCGCCGCACCAACGACATCTTGTCCAAGTACTTGCCCGTCAAGTACGAGCATGTCGTGTTCTGCAATCTTGCACCCTTTCAGCTCGACCTTTACAACTACTTCATCACCAGTCCGGACATTCAGGCGCTTCTCCGTGGCAAGGGCAGTCAACCCCTCAAAGCCATCAACATCCTCAAGAAGCTCTGCAACCACCCGGATCTGCTCAACATTTCGGACGATTTGCCTGGTTCGGAGAACTGCTTCCCCGATGATTATGTCCCGAAAGAGGCGCGTGGCAGAGATAGAGATATTAAGCCTTGGTACTCAGGCAAGATGCAAGTCCTCGACCGCATGCTCGCCCGTATCCGCCAGGACACAAACGACAAGATTGTACTCATCAGCAATTACACACAGACGCTTGACCTGTTCGAGAAGCTCTGCCGTAATCGTGCTTACGGCTGCCTGCGCCTTGATGGCACCATGAACGTCAACAAGCGCCAAAAGCTCGTTGACAAGTTCAACAACCCGGACGGAGATGAGTTTGTGTTCCTACTCAGTTCCAAGGCTGGTGGCTGCGGTCTCAACCTCATCGGCGCCAACCGCTTGGTCCTCTTCGACCCCGACTGGAACCCCGCCGCAGACCAACAGGCCCTCGCTCGAGTCTGGCGTGACGGTCAGAAGAAGGACTGCTTCGTCTACCGCTTCATTGCCACGGGAACCATTGAGGAAAAGATTTTCCAGCGCCAGTCCCACAAGCAATCGCTGTCCAGTTGCGTCGTCGACTCCGCCGAGGATGTTGAGCGGCACTTTTCGCTCGACAGTCTGCGCGAGCTGTTCCAGTACCGGCCCGGCACCAAATCCGACACGCACGACACGTTTAAGTGTAAGCGGTGCAAGCCCGATGGCAGGCAGTATATGAAGTCGCCTGCCATGCTGTACGGCGACACGAGCACGTGGAACCACTTTGTCAACGAGGGGTTGAAGCCGATTCAGGACCTGTTGCTGAGGCAGGAGTGTGGGGAGCCGGAAGTGTCTGCCGTGTTCCAGTATATTTCGCATTAG
- a CDS encoding UDP-glucose:Glycoprotein Glucosyltransferase, translating to MLRPGLGEAEEQVVENSFYPFSTPKKVDTLSLNLLSQQLSANTHNSEEQPCAGRRAPSFTMVRLSQLPMGVGLSLLAAVNVAAVPSVTVDMKAAFPSGPYLLELLETAAGENATAYFPLLDRIASGHFSEAKTDKEVYDKFLLTLNEDGHITTPDALSTFKLALSLRTAAPRIEAHYQYYRTAVEPKVDTDTQDGCDVWAEQGGKQYCTPSLDAAKDFALDGAKVLPFDRVLGSGKEAILYADPTSPSFGSFHIALAQKARNGELEYRLRYTKPAGKYEEPLPVSGYGVELALKRTDYIVIDDREAHQDDAQKTVKTEEVLDAAEEVADLKPLSKSEVQELGLKAASFVMQSQNPFETLLKLSQDFPKFSTSIAAHNVSAEFLAEHQVNRQQLVPSGMNVLWMNGVQLIERQIEAFTIIDLLRRERKLIDGVRDLGFTGGQAVSLLGHPKVAESKSDEEPPRFDWTDDLEEEQVIMFLNDLEKDERYQDFPDQLTSLLQRVYPGQLPPIKRDIFNLIIPVDFSKMEDLSVVAQMNSFVQRKLPIRFGLVPLTPTEDAFQISKILYYLLDNYGLDGFIEYLDAAMQASKTEKPDQGSFDQAIKDREPLPDSKLLSFAEVVQSDELDGIVKLAKNWAKRLNANTPVPPVFINGIPVPREGNWLQAMSMKASSDLQAIQRAVYLGMVDEKAWIPDFFLEKAVKRRNTYIYPEDEKSLQVLDVNKIYTEFDGLFSKVPVVEAYADSTKENWAVLTVVGDFASDEGANLLLSALAFRRNNPGVRLDAVHNPSVSASASSVNTALKNGGDKLAEAETLSDIRDILRAATGDSDAIFTAVFNEFLSFAAIKPGSNLLILNGRVVGPFTEEDPFQGDDFQFLLEFEQKARILPVYAAVDELGLTDKIAGPLAVAKITSVTALSTISDLPAGIFESAPSLRVSAHDAWNSTYTAIEIGNPETSSIHLVGVLNPASEQAQRWAPILKVVSELEGVYLKLFLNPKDKIDELPVKRFFRYVLESEPTFDEAGKVRALVASFKSLPSEALLNAGMDVPPSWLVAPKVSPFDPDNIKLSSIKSNVHASYELESILIEGHSREGGQSQPPRGAQVVLGTEKEPHFADTLIMANLGYFQFKANPGFYNIKLKEGRSTDIYTIDSIGAKGWAPVPGDEGTEVVLMDFQGTTLYPRLSRKPGHEESDVLAEPEDNSIVGRGLKFAGGILGKKKSASDEEHAEINIFSVASGHLYERMLNIMMVSVMKNTKHTVKFWFIEQFLSPSFKDFIPHMAKEYGFKYEMVTFKWPHWLRQQKEKQREIWGYKILFLDVLFPLSLDKVIFVDADQIVRTDMMSLVNHDLEGKPYGFTPMCDSRTEMEGFRFWKQGYWANYLRGQPYHISALYVVDLRRFRELAAGDRLRQTYHSLSADPNSLANLDQDLPNHMQFQIPIHSLPQEWLWCETWCSDESQRVAKTIDLCNNPQTKEPKLDRARRQVPEWTVYDDEIAALDRKRKGLPAEAPKREEKTEVVIDDGSEQKPVVVEEVEKNTKSRNWEEPPSEQTHVRDEL from the exons ATGCTTAGGCCCGGACTGGGCGAAGCTGAG GAACAAGTCGTCGAGAATTCCTTCTACCCATTCTCGACCCCGAAGAAAGTCGACACTCTTTCTCTCAATCTCCTCAGCCAACAACTATCTGCAAACACCCACAACTCCGAAGAACAGCCTTGCGCCGGCCGTCGCGCTCCCTCCTTCACCATGGTGCGGTTGTCGCAATTGCCAATGGGCGTTGGCCTGTCACTTTTGGCAGCTGTCAATGTCGCCGCAGTCCCCTCTGTAACTGTGGACATGAAGGCTGCCTTTCCTTCTGGCCCCTATCTCCTAGAGCTGCT TGAGACAGCTGCTGGTGAAAACGCAACTGCCTACTTCCCTCTCCTCGACCGCATTGCTAGTGGGCACTTCAGCGAAGCCAAGACTGACAAAGAAGTCTACGACAAGTTCCTCCTCACTCTGAATGAGGATGGGCACATTACCACACCGGACGCCCTGTCCACTTTCAAGCTGGCCCTTTCCCTACGAACCGCCGCTCCTCGCATTGAAGCCCACTATCAATACTACCGAACTGCCGTAGAGCCCAAAGTCGACACCGATACTCAAGATGGCTGCGATGTCTGGGCTGAGCAAGGAGGAAAACAGTACTGCACTCCGTCCCTGGATGCTGCAAAGGATTTTGCGTTGGATGGCGCAAAGGTGCTGCCCTTCGACCGAGTCCTAGGATCTGGTAAGGAGGCCATCTTATACGCAGATCCGACTTCGCCTTCATTCGGGTCTTTCCACATCGCTCTGGCTCAGAAGGCTCGTAATGGAGAGCTTGAGTACCGCCTGCGTTACACGAAGCCGGCTGGCAAGTACGAGGAGCCTCTGCCCGTCAGCGGATACGGAGTTGAGTTAGCCCTGAAGAGGACCGACTACATCGTCATTGATGACCGAGAGGCGCACCAGGACGACGCACAGAAGACCGTCAAGACTGAGGAGGTCTTGGACGCTGCCGAGGAGGTCGCTGATCTGAAGCCGCTATCAAAGTCTGAGGTACAGGAACTTGGTCTGAAGGCTGCTTCCTTCGTCATGCAGAGCCAGAACCCCTTTGAGACGCTTCTCAAGTTGTCGCAAGACTTCCCCAAGTTCTCAACTTCCATTGCTGCCCACAATGTGTCTGCTGAGTTCCTCGCCGAGCACCAAGTCAATCGCCAGCAATTGGTTCCAAGCGGCATGAACGTGCTTTGGATGAACGGAGTGCAGCTCATTGAGCGCCAGATTGAGGCATTCACCATCATTGATCTTCTCCGCCGTGAGCGCAAGCTTATCGACGGCGTTCGCGATCTTGGGTTCACCGGCGGTCAAGCCGTGTCTCTTCTCGGCCATCCCAAGGTTGCCGAGTCCAAGTCGGACGAAGAGCCCCCGCGATTCGACTGGACGGATGACCTTGAGGAAGAGCAGGTCATCATGTTCCTTAACGACCTTGAGAAGGATGAGCGATACCAGGATTTCCCTGACCAATTGACTTCG CTCCTTCAGCGTGTCTACCCTGGCCAGCTCCCACCCATAAAGCGCGATATCTTCAATCTCATCATTCCCGTTGATTTCTCCAAGATGGAAGATCTCAGCGTCGTCGCTCAGATGAACTCGTTCGTCCAGCGGAAGCTTCCCATTCGTTTCGGTCTAGTTCCTCTGACGCCCACTGAGGATGCATTCCAAATCAGCAAGATTCTCTACTATCTCCTCGACAACTACGGCTTGGATGGCTTCATTGAGTATCTCGATGCTGCTATGCAGGCCTCCAAGACTGAGAAGCCGGACCAAGGCTCGTTTGACCAGGCCATCAAGGACCGTGAGCCTCTTCCAGACTCGAAACTCCTTTCTTTTGCCGAGGTGGTGCAGTCAGACGAACTTGATGGCATCGTCAAGCTGGCCAAGAACTGGGCAAAGAGACTCAACGCAAACACGCCCGTTCCGCCTGTCTTCATCAACGGTATTCCGGTTCCTCGCGAGGGCAACTGGCTTCAGGCCATGAGTATGAAGGCTTCCAGTGACTTGCAGGCGATTCAGCGCGCCGTTTACCTCGGCATGGTCGATGAGAAGGCCTGGATCCCGGATTTCTTCCTCGAGAAGGCCGTCAAACGTCGCAACACCTATATTTACCCAGAAGATGAAAAGTCACTGCAGGTCCTTGATGTCAACAAGATCTACACCGAGTTTGACGGTCTGTTCAGCAAGGTCCCGGTGGTTGAGGCTTATGCAGACTCGACGAAAGAAAACTGGGCTGTTCTGACGGTAGTTGGAGATTTTGCCTCAGACGAGGGAGCAAACCTTCTTCTGTCGGCTTTGGCTTTCCGTCGCAACAACCCTGGCGTGCGTCTGGACGCTGTGCACAACCCTTCAGTATCTGCCTCAGCTTCTAGTGTAAACACGGCGTTGAAGAACGGCGGCGACAAACTTGCTGAAGCTGAGACTCTTTCCGATATCAGGGACATCCTCCGTGCCGCTACTGGTGATTCGGATGCAATCTTCACTGCAGTCTTCAACGAGTTTCTCTCCTTCGCCGCGATCAAGCCAGGTTCCAACCTGCTTATCCTCAACGGCCGTGTCGTTGGGCCTTTCACCGAAGAAGACCCCTTCCAAGGCGACGACTTCCAGTTCCTCTTGGAGTTTGAGCAGAAGGCCCGCATTCTTCCCGTCTATGCAGCAGTGGACGAGCTTGGATTGACAGACAAGATCGCCGGTCCCCTGGCAGTTGCCAAGATCACGTCAGTCACGGCGCTGTCGACCATCTCTGACCTCCCTGCTGGCATTTTCGAGTCTGCGCCATCGTTGCGCGTCAGTGCCCACGATGCTTGGAACTCAACCTACACTGCCATTGAGATCGGAAACCCCGAGACATCAAGCATCCATTTGGTTGGTGTTCTCAACCCTGCCAGTGAGCAGGCACAGCGGTGGGCGCCTATCCTCAAGGTTGTCTCTGAGCTAGAGGGCGTATATCTGAAGCTCTTCCTTAACCCCAAGGACAAAATTGACGAACTGCCTGTCAAGAGATTCTTCCGATACGTGCTGGAGTCAGAGCCGACGTTTGATGAAGCCGGCAAGGTTCGCGCACTTGTGGCATCCTTCAAGAGCTTGCCCTCTGAAGCTCTTCTTAATGCTGGCATGGACGTTCCACCGTCGTGGCTCGTTGCACCCAAAGTCTCGCCCTTCGACCCGGACAACATCAAGCTCAGCTCCATCAAGTCGAACGTGCACGCCTCCTACGAGCTCGAGAGCATCCTTATCGAGGGGCACTCTCGTGAGGGCGGACAGTCGCAGCCTCCCCGCGGTGCGCAGGTCGTTTTGGGCACTGAGAAGGAGCCTCATTTCGCCGATACCCTGATTATGGCCAATCTTGGATACTTTCAATTCAAGGCGAACCCGGGATTTTACAATATTAAACTCAAGGAGGGCAGGAGCACCGATATTTACACCATCGATAGTATAGGTGCAAAGGGATGGGCTCCCGTGCCGGGCGATGAGGGCACCGAGGTGGTGCTGATGGATTTCCAAGGCACGACTCTGTACCCTCGCCTGTCACGCAAGCCAGGCCATGAAGAGTCCGACGTGCTGGCCGAACCCGAGGACAACAGCATCGTCGGCCGTGGCCTCAAGTTCGCCGGAGGCATCCTGGGTAAGAAGAAGTCCGCGTCCGACGAGGAGCACGCCGAGATCAACATCTTCTCCGTCGCCAGCGGCCATCTCTACGAGCGCATGCTCAACATCATGATGGTCAGCGTCATGAAGAACACCAAGCACACTGTCAAGTTCTGGTTCATTGAACAGTTCCTCTCCCCCTCCTTCAAGGATTTCATCCCGCACATGGCCAAGGAATACGGATTCAAGTACGAGATGGTGACCTTCAAGTGGCCTCACTGGCTGCGTCAGCAAAAGGAGAAGCAGCGCGAGATCTGGGGCTACAAGATCCTCTTCCTCGACGTGCTCTTCCCCCTCTCCCTCGACAAGGTCATCTTCGTCGACGCCGACCAGATCGTCCGCACCGACATGATGTCCCTCGTCAACCACGACCTCGAGGGCAAGCCCTACGGCTTCACGCCCATGTGCGACTCCCGCACCGAGATGGAAGGCTTCCGCTTCTGGAAACAGGGCTACTGGGCAAACTACCTCCGCGGCCAGCCCTACCACATCTCGGCCCTCTACGTCGTCGACCTCCGCCGCTTCCGCGAGCTCGCCGCGGGCGACCGCCTCCGCCAGACCTACCACTCCCTCAGCGCCGACCCCAACTCCCTCGCCAACCTCGACCAGGACCTGCCCAACCACATGCAGTTCCAGATCCCCATCCACAGCCTGCCGCAGGAGTGGCTGTGGTGCGAGACGTGGTGCTCCGACGAGAGCCAGCGCGTCGCCAAGACGATTGACCTCTGCAACAACCCGCAGACAAAGGAGCCCAAGCTCGATCGCGCGAGGCGCCAGGTGCCCGAGTGGACCGTCTACGACGACGAGATTGCCGCCCTCGACCGCAAGCGCAAGGGTCTGCCTGCTGAGGCGCCCAAGAGGGAGGAGAAGACGGAGGTCGTTATCGATGATGGATCGGAACAGAAGCCTGTTGTCGTGGAGGAGGTGGAGAAGAACACAAAGAGCCGCAACTGGGAGGAGCCTCCCTCGGAACAGACGCATGTTAGAGACGAGCTATAG
- a CDS encoding heterokaryon incompatibility protein: MSSGVAKFEYSHRIGKETIRLVRILGCGATDDGPLQLSLEEHALDNLPAYRGLSYTWGSPLAEKEPSEQIGHQLVTNSVMLNGQRFEIFPNLHDALCWIRAHNSCDLYWIDAISINQADDTERSMQVGIMDRIYKKATRVDIWLGSVTDEHHPAEVSRLVRTMAENTQRNFSFDQENSFFDDDALSRYGLLHVTDDVWYAFVAFFERKWFNRVWVVQEVALSRDACILWGNDVIPWETVAYCSDFLYESRLYEQLSEVLYDNNPTIKDVKIGSNSSGIVAIQRCRHDILDMWDSTTLDHIVGPFACTGGSSRTKTAGALLFLMLRLTVGVEATDPRDQVFGLLGILNLLLDLSGRTRTELEANYRKHCTPVSIYTDTAVFIMEDCKNLALLTAVPDDSVKNIRALPSWVPDFSANGPSAFLAMRWPAEIPYFDACRSMPTKYRVVDDRQLHVKALCVGTVSLVGEVYSELATNGSFTQWADFLLQCDPVYKPTGQCRVEAFWRTLIGDRDGFTHPAPGSLQKAFHSWIADHVVWEVYCAMKKGADIEKRISRLDSIKRLAASDVSKTVPSCDVIMGYLKQLKECEEQEQVEGLFDRFKHTCQVYVNLAFETLWERRPFLTDGSHMGLGGRSVQEGDGIWVVAGCPSPLVLRKLPVSSISRPFSYRLVGEAYVHGIMHGEAVGEDMLWEDVCIQ; this comes from the coding sequence ATGTCGTCCGGAGTAGCAAAATTCGAGTACAGTCACCGTATCGGCAAGGAGACCATCCGTCTTGTGCGCATCCTGGGCTGCGGAGCAACTGACGATGGACCGTTGCAGCTTTCACTGGAGGAACACGCCCTTGATAACCTGCCAGCTTACCGTGGCCTCTCTTACACATGGGGATCCCCCCTCGCAGAAAAGGAGCCCTCTGAGCAAATCGGACATCAGCTCGTAACAAACTCAGTGATGCTCAACGGCCAACGCTTTGAAATCTTCCCGAACCTACACGATGCACTGTGCTGGATCAGAGCGCACAACTCCTGCGACCTGTACTGGATCGACGCCATCAGCATCAACCAGGCCGACGATACCGAGAGGAGCATGCAAGTCGGCATCATGGATCGCATCTACAAAAAGGCTACCCGCGTCGACATATGGCTAGGCTCCGTCACTGACGAGCACCACCCAGCCGAGGTATCTCGTTTGGTTCGCACAATGGCAGAAAATACTCAGCGGAACTTCAGCTTCGACCAAGAGAACTCCTTCTTTGACGACGATGCTCTGAGCAGATATGGCTTGCTGCATGTAACCGATGACGTATGGTACGCATTCGTCGCCTTTTTCGAACGCAAGTGGTTTAATCGTGTTTGGGTCGTCCAAGAGGTCGCCTTGTCAAGAGACGCGTGTATTCTCTGGGGCAACGATGTTATTCCGTGGGAGACGGTGGCGTATTGCTCCGACTTTTTGTACGAAAGTCGTCTGTACGAGCAATTGTCAGAAGTCTTGTACGATAACAACCCTACAATCAAGGACGTCAAGATCGGCAGCAACTCGTCGGGCATTGTCGCAATCCAGAGGTGTAGACACGACATACTCGATATGTGGGACAGCACCACGCTGGACCACATAGTCGGTCCTTTCGCCTGCACGGGCGGAAGCAGCAGAACCAAGACAGCCGGTGCGCTGTTATTTTTGATGCTACGCCTGACGGTCGGGGTGGAAGCCACCGACCCAAGAGACCAGGTCTTTGGTCTATTGGGCATTCTCAACCTCCTCTTGGATCTTAGTGGTCGTACAAGGACGGAGCTGGAGGCCAACTACCGCAAACACTGCACGCCCGTCAGCATCTACACCGACACGGCGGTCTTCATTATGGAAGATTGCAAGAATCTGGCTCTGCTCACGGCGGTTCCCGACGACTCGGTCAAGAACATCCGGGCTCTGCCGTCCTGGGTGCCCGATTTCTCTGCAAACGGACCATCTGCCTTTCTGGCGATGAGGTGGCCCGCTGAGATCCCTTACTTTGATGCCTGTCGTTCCATGCCGACGAAGTACCGTGTCGTCGATGATAGGCAACTCCACGTCAAGGCTTTGTGCGTTGGCACAGTGTCGTTGGTAGGCGAGGTATACTCGGAACTAGCTACGAACGGAAGCTTCACGCAATGGGCCGACTTCCTCTTGCAGTGCGACCCCGTCTATAAGCCGACAGGGCAGTGCCGAGTAGAGGCATTCTGGAGGACGTTAATCGGTGACCGAGATGGGTTCACGCACCCCGCACCCGGCAGCCTCCAAAAGGCGTTCCATTCGTGGATCGCGGACCACGTTGTGTGGGAGGTGTACTGCGCCATGAAGAAAGGCGCCGACATTGAAAAACGCATCAGCCGTCTAGACAGCATCAAGAGACTTGCCGCGTCGGATGTCAGCAAGACGGTGCCCTCGTGTGATGTGATTATGGGATATCTGAAGCAGCTCAAGGAGTGCGAGGAGCAGGAGCAAGTTGAAGGCCTGTTTGATCGCTTCAAGCACACTTGTCAGGTGTACGTGAATCTCGCTTTTGAGACGCTCTGGGAGAGGCGGCCATTCCTAACGGATGGTAGCCATATGGGACTTGGAGGCCGATCCGTGCAAGAGGGGGATGGGATTTGGGTGGTGGCCGGCTGCCCGTCACCTCTTGTGCTTCGAAAGCTGCCGGTTTCTTCTATATCTAGGCCTTTCAGCTATCGATTGGTTGGGGAAGCTTATGTGCACGGCATCATGCACGGGGAGGCTGTTGGTGAGGATATGTTGTGGGAAGATGTCTGCATCCAGTGA